The Virgibacillus dokdonensis genome includes a window with the following:
- the thiS gene encoding sulfur carrier protein ThiS, whose product MELHVNGETLHFAKETMTMLDLLEAYDIQEKVAAVEKNKEIIGKKDYPQTILEDGDRIEIVHFVGGG is encoded by the coding sequence ATGGAACTGCATGTGAATGGAGAGACATTGCATTTTGCCAAAGAGACGATGACAATGCTTGATTTGTTGGAAGCTTATGACATACAAGAAAAAGTAGCAGCAGTAGAAAAAAATAAAGAAATTATTGGCAAAAAAGATTATCCACAGACGATTTTGGAAGACGGAGATAGAATTGAAATTGTTCATTTTGTAGGAGGAGGTT